One Lycium barbarum isolate Lr01 chromosome 5, ASM1917538v2, whole genome shotgun sequence genomic window carries:
- the LOC132639226 gene encoding uncharacterized protein LOC132639226 produces the protein MTPPVDPTIVLASSDSTSSNQAVDSTHPYHLTASDSPGMNLVNVTFDGTSYGNWKRGVLISLSAKNKLSFINPKTEIPTETSPLYGQWQSKDISESVIYSQTTAELWSELEEKYGQPDGSKLFQLQRDLNNISQGTSDVASYFTKLKRIWDQLKVLNTFVTCTCECKCGAKAHNQKNNEDMKLIQFLMGLNDAYSATKGNILMMKPLPTAAQAYSIVLHQESQKQVHSGIHVSTDSSPFHSTVGFKHPNQSTKNWGEERGNNGYRGNAQSYTQTYAGKNNLFCIYCKRTNHVRDKCYRLIGFPEDFKFTNPKSKKSQNAKVNAVRTDEAAGSGAQAFATKTVSDIFNSKAFTKEQLDHLAQMLQSLHSGNSQEASANLAGILVALHIFSNCSRTPGS, from the exons ATGACTCCACCAGTTGATCCAACAATTGTTCTAGCTTCTTCAGATTCAACATCATCAAACCAAGCTGTTGATTCCACTCATCCGTATCATTTAACAGCATCAGATTCACCTGGTATGAATCTGGTGAATGTTACTTTTGATGGAACAAGCTATGGAAACTGGAAGCGAGGGGTTTTAATATCCCTTTCAGCTAAAAACAAATTGAGTTTTATAAATCCTAAAACTGAAATTCCAACTGAGACCTCACCTTTGTATGGTCAATGGCAGAG TAAAGACATCTCTGAAAGTGTCATTTACTCCCAAACAACAGCTGAGTTGTGGAGTGAATTGGAAGAGAAGTACGGGCAGCCTGATGGGTCCAAACTGTTCCAACTGCAAAGAGATCTAAATAACATTAGTCAGGGTACCAGTGATGTAGCTTCATATTTCACCAAGTTGAAAAGGATTTGGGATCAGTTAAAGGTGTTGAACACTTTTGTAACTTGCACATGTGAGTGCAAATGTGGAGCAAAGGCACATAACCAGAAAAACAATGAGGATATGAAGTTAATCCAGTTTTTGATGGGTCTAAATGATGCATATTCAGCAACAAAGGGTAATATACTTATGATGAAACCACTGCCTACTGCAGCTCAGGCCTATTCTATTGTGTTACACCAGGAATCTCAAAAGCAAGTGCATTCAGGTATCCATGTTTCTACTGACTCCTCACCTTTTCATTCTACTGTTGGTTTTAAACATCCTAACCAGTCTACTAAGAATTGGGGAGAAGAAAGAGGTAATAATGGTTACAGGGGTAATGCACAATCATATACACAAACATATGCTGGGAAAAACAACCTGTTCTGCATATACTGCAAAAGGACAAATCATGTCAGGGACAAATGCTATAGGCTAATTGGTTTCCCAGAAGATTTCAAGTTCACAAATCCAAAGTCTAAAAAGAGTCAAAATGCTAAGGTAAATGCAGTAAGAACTGATGAGGCAGCAGGTTCAGGAGCTCAAGCTTTTGCAACAAAAACTGTGTCTGATATATTTAACTCAAAGGCTTTCACAAAGGAGCAGCTTGATCATTTGGCTCAGATGTTACAGTCATTGCACTCGGGAAATTCCCAGGAAGCTTCTGCTAATCTAGCTGGTATTCTGGTTGCTTTACACATTTTTTCAAACTGTTCAAGGACTCCTGGATCATAG